CGCCGCGTGAGGGCGCGCGGCGCGGCGATGCTCAAGGTGACAGCCGCAATCGGTAGAACCTTGCGCGGTTGGTCACGGTATCCACAAACTCAGCCTCATCGTCAAACGTCTTCGCCGGGACCGTGAACAGGTTCGACCAGCCCGCCGCCGGCAGACTGCTCGCCCCCTGCACCACGTGAACCCAGTTCGAGGCCGTGTTGAAGCGGATCGCCACCTGGTTCATGCCGACGCGCTCGATCGAGCCGATGCTCGCCGCCGGCCTGGCCGCCGCCGTCACTTGCAGGGTTGGCCGCGCGTTCGCCGCGGGGAAGCTCCGTGAATTGAAGGTGAAGCCCACCGACGCGCTGGCGGCTGTGAGGTACAAATTCAGGTTGGCCCCCGCCAGAATGTTCGATGCCACCGAACCTCGAACGCGCCGACTCCCCGGTTAAAAATCGCATTGTTCGGCGCGCCAACCTCCGTCAGCACCAGGGCCACGCCCGTCACCACCCACCCGTTGCTGCCAAACGACCCGTTGAAAGAGGTCTCCACGCCCGAAAGCGGAAACCGCATGAGGCTGTCAAGCAGTCCATTCTGCACGCCTGACCCGTTCACCGCGGCTGCCCCTGAAACGGACAACGCACCCGCCGCCCCGTGGTTGCTCGCCGGAGCCAGCGACCGCACAAACGCATCCGCCGACGGCTACGGCATCAACGTGCGCCCCTGGACCCGGAACGAGCTATCCATCGTCGGCCCTGCCGGCGATCCCGCCGGCATCCGCGGCATGACCAACGGCGCCGCCGCGCTCCGTAAGCAAAGAAGTTCCCCAACGCCAACCACGCCGGCGCGCGCGCCCTGGCTGACTTTCTCCTCTCGCCCAAAGTCCAGAACTTCCTCGCCGACTTCGGCCAGAAAGCCACCGGCCGCGGTCCCCTATTCCATCCCGTAGAGACTGCCACCGAGCCGGAGTAGCCGCCGGGCTGCGGCCAGGTCACCGTTTCAGCAACTTTTGGAAATCGCGAAAGCCTTCCCGGATCGCCGCATGGCTGCGCGCTTCCATCTCGTGGTAAAGCCGCACCACCCGCCGCCCCGTTTTCGTCAGCACCGCTCCGCCGCCGGCCTTCCCGCCGCGCTTGCTTGCCACCACTGGCGACCGAAACCGCCGATTCAAAACTCGCACATGTGTCCAGGCCGTCATGTAAGCCATCCCCATCCGGGCGGCCGCCGATCGCAAGCTCCCCAGCTCGCCAACCAACTCCAGCAACCGAACCCGGCCCGGCCCCAAGGCCGCGTCCCGCCCGCACATCACGCGCAGCCGCGGCAATATCGAAGCCCGCAAAGTTCCACTCTTTCCAGCTTTCGCCACGGCCGAGTCTTGACTGAAACGCGCCCTTGTTGAAAGTCAGTTCTGACCCGGCAAACGGGCGCGGCCTGTTCGGAGAGAGTTTCGGCGTGGGAACCCGGCGCCAAATAGAGTTCGCTACTGGCAGATCGTGGCTGGCGGAACAGGGCGTTGAGCAAGGGCTATCGCCTGCGGTTGGTAGTCCCTCGGTCGGGTAGACCAATTTCGCTGAAAGCGCCAGCGTTTGGCCGCCTCGGCGAGGCGGTCCTGCCCAGGACGGAGGCCTTGCTGCGGCTGTCCAAAATAGGTACAGCGGCGCGGCTCAAAAGCGCACCCGGTGGCCTGTCCAGCTCAGGCAAAGCGGCACTTCCGTTGTTCCTTCAGGTTGGATTTGGGGGGCAATAGTCCGAGCAGGAAATTCTCAAATGGAGTGGCGTTCACGGGCTCGGGGCCGTCCAGGGAGAGGACCAGCTCCAGGTCGGGGGTGCGCAGTTTGCGGGCAAGCTTCATGGCCCTGGAGACAACTCCAAAGTCATAGGCCTCGTCGCGATCGGACGTCCACTTCTCCGGCGATTGGAAGTACCGGCGGGTCGTCATGTCTCGTAAGAATGTTTTCATAGGACAGGTTTGGTTTTCCGTTACGTATTCGTGTGGGCATAACCTGTGCCAATCGTTGTCATCAGGCATCGTGGCAGTTCGGTAATCCCTGAGTCTGGCAGGACACTTTCGCCGAAAGCGCCTCCGTTTGGCCGCCTCGGCGAGGCGGCCCCACCCAAGCTGTCTCCGCCGATGTCAAGGCTGTATCCACGGTGTGGATACGGTGTGGATACGGTTAGGATACGGTGAGACTCCCATGTGAATGGCTGCGCCATAAGCCTGCAGGGAAGCCGAGGCAGCATAAGGCAATATAACGCAATTAGCCAATAGAATCAGGCTATATTTAATCTATAGTATTCCGATTGACATATATATGATAAGGTGTATAGTGTCGCCCATGCTAATGCAAAATGACTTTGAAACGGACTGGGGTAGGGCGGCGGTTGCCAGCCGTTTGCCCCGACTCTCTGCCGGGCGGCAGGGGGTTATCGCGGACCTCAGTTTTCTGGCTTTATGAATACCTTGTCCATGCCTGTGCTGGAAGCGCCATCAGCGAAGCGACGGGGCTTGATCCGTCGCTCGATCCCCGATTTGCTCGCGCCACTGGATCGAATTGCAGCGTCGTCGCCAAGCATTGTGGCGAACCACGAGGCGCAGTTTGTGGTCGGCGGGCAGAAGTATTCGCTGCCACGTTACCTGTTCATCGGCCCCAAGGGCGGCGACGAGCAAATCCGCCTCGGGCTGTTTGCCGGGATACACGGAGATGAGCCGGAAGGGGTGCATGCGTTGATCCAGTTGCTGGAGCTGCTCGAGCGCAAGCCGGAATTGGCGGTGGGGTATTGCCTGTTTATCTACCCGATCTGCAATCCAACGGGGTTCGAAGATCGGACCCGACATGCGCGCGGCGGGAAAGACCTGAACCGTGAGTTCTGGATTGAATCCGCGGAGCCGGAGGTGAAGCTGCTGCAGTCGGAGCTTCTGGCGCACGCCTTCCAGGGGATTATCTCGCTGCATACGGACGACAGCAGCCACGGCTTCTATGGATTTGCGCACGGGGCCACGCTGACCAAACACCTGATCGAACCGGCTCTGCGGGAGGCGGAGCACTTTCTCCCCCGCAACGAGCACGAGACGATTGATGGTTTTCGCGCGCGCAACGGGATCATCCGCGACAGTTATCCCGGCGTGCTGAGCGCGCCGCCGAACGTGCGGCCGCGCCCGTTCGAGATCATCCTGGAAACGCCGCAGCAGGCGCCGGCCTATCTGAAGGAAGCGGCGTTGGTCGCAGCGATCCGGACAATCCTGACGCGCTACCGCGAGTTCATGGCTTACGCACCCAACCTGTAATATCGGACAACCAAGAAAGGAAGATAGTTATGCCAGTATATCCAGACATCATCAGCACGGTGGGGCGAACCCCGCTGATCAAACTCAATCGTATCACCAATGGCGCGCCGGCGAGGATCGCGTTGAAGGGAGAGTTCTTCAATCCGTTGGGCAGCGTGAAGGACCGAATCGGTTACGCGATGATCTCCGCGGCGGAGCGAGAGGGCATCCTGACTCCCAGCACTACGATTATCGAGCCGACCTCGGGCAACACCGGGATCGCCCTGGCGTTCGTGGCGGCTGCCAAGGGATACAAGCTTATTCTGACCATGCCCGAGAGCATGAGCGTGGAGCGGCGCACCTTGCTGGCGTTGTTGGGGGCGAACCTGGTGTTGACCCCGGCGACGGCGGGCATGAAGGGGGCTATCAGCAAGGCTGAGGAGTTGCACAAGGAAATAGCGGACTCGTGGATTCCGCAGCAATTCAATAACCCGGCCAATCCCGAAATCCACCGCCAAACTACCGCCGAGGAGATCTGGAAGGACACCAACGGCGAGGTGGACATCCTTGTCTCGGCCGTCGGCACCGG
The DNA window shown above is from Candidatus Paceibacterota bacterium and carries:
- a CDS encoding LysR family transcriptional regulator; translation: MRASILPRLRVMCGRDAALGPGRVRLLELVGELGSLRSAAARMGMAYMTAWTHVRVLNRRFRSPVVASKRGGKAGGGAVLTKTGRRVVRLYHEMEARSHAAIREGFRDFQKLLKR
- a CDS encoding succinylglutamate desuccinylase/aspartoacylase family protein; the encoded protein is MNTLSMPVLEAPSAKRRGLIRRSIPDLLAPLDRIAASSPSIVANHEAQFVVGGQKYSLPRYLFIGPKGGDEQIRLGLFAGIHGDEPEGVHALIQLLELLERKPELAVGYCLFIYPICNPTGFEDRTRHARGGKDLNREFWIESAEPEVKLLQSELLAHAFQGIISLHTDDSSHGFYGFAHGATLTKHLIEPALREAEHFLPRNEHETIDGFRARNGIIRDSYPGVLSAPPNVRPRPFEIILETPQQAPAYLKEAALVAAIRTILTRYREFMAYAPNL
- the cysK gene encoding cysteine synthase A, whose product is MPVYPDIISTVGRTPLIKLNRITNGAPARIALKGEFFNPLGSVKDRIGYAMISAAEREGILTPSTTIIEPTSGNTGIALAFVAAAKGYKLILTMPESMSVERRTLLALLGANLVLTPATAGMKGAISKAEELHKEIADSWIPQQFNNPANPEIHRQTTAEEIWKDTNGEVDILVSAVGTGGTLTGVSEVVKSRKRAFRAIAVEPKDSPVITQTRNGEPLKPGPHKIQGTGAGFVPKNLNLQVVDDVVAVSNEDAFVMARRLAQEEGILAGISTGANVWAALEVAKRPENKGKLIVTIGCSTGERYLSTALADEARKQVQT